From the Rhizobium sp. ARZ01 genome, the window CATGCCGAAGGCGGGAGAGCGCGAACTCATTTCGCCCCGCAACCCTAGTGCGACTTTCGTTGAAGAATAGATAATGCGCAAATGTACGAAGGCGCCTATTGTTGAGTGGACACGATTGTTCGAAAAAGAAGAACTGACCGTTCGCCGCCTGCAGACTTCAAGTGAACGACGGTGAGCGCAATATTCTGGTCGACAAAGTCCTTCTAACAGAGGCAGGAGACCCAGATGACCATGCAACTGACCGGCATTCACCACCTGACCGCCATAACAGCAAACGCGCCGGAGAACCTGCGCTTCTACACCCAGACCCTTGGCCTGCGTTTGGTCAAGAAAACCGTCAACCAGGATGATACCAGTGCCTACCATCTGTTCTACGCCGATGGCCTGGCGTCGCCCGGCACGGACCTGACCTTCTTCGACTGGCCGGTCGGGCGCGAGCGCCGCGGTACGCACAGCGTTTCCCGCACCGGGCTTCGCGTTGGCAGCCTCGAAACTCTGAAATGGTGGAAGGCCCGCTTTGCGGAACTAAATGTCAATGCCGGCGAGATTCGCGAGCTCGGCGGCCGCCAGACGCTCGACTTCGAAGACGGCGAAGGCCAGCGCTTCCGCCTCACCGTCGATGACACAGGCGCCCCGTCGCATCCCTGGGCAAAGAGCCCGGTTCCGGCCGAGCATCAGATCAAGGGCCTAGGCCCGATCACGATGAGCGTGCCGGATATCACCAACACCGAGACAATTCTCGTGCAGGTGATGAACATGACCGAGACCTCGAAGTATCCGTCACCTGACGGCACGGGCGAGGTGCACGTCTTCTCCATGGGCGCCGGCGGACCAGCGGCGGAACTGCACGTCGCCGTCGAGCCGGGACTCGAGGCTGCGCATCAGGGAGCAGGCGCCGTCCATCACGTCGCCTTCCGCGTCCCCGACGTGGAAGCCCTTCATGCCTGGACGGAGCGGATCCACGGTTTCCGTGTTCCCTCGAGCGGTGAAGTCGAGCGCTACTACTTCCGCTCGCTCTATTTCCGCGAGCCGAATGGCGTGTTGTTCGAACTTGCCACCGACGGACCCGGATTTGCCGTCGACGAGCCGCTCGAAAAGCTTGGCGAAACGCTGTCGCTGCCGCCCTTCCTCGAACCGCGCCGCGCGCAGATCGAGGCCCGACTGAAGCCGCTGGTCATTGACTAGGATCGATGCGCCAAGCGGCTCGCACCGGAGCGGGCCGTCTCTCACGAACTGCCCGCTCCGAACTCTCAGCAGCGTTTGGCGGTCGTTGCCGGGAGCACGGCCCCTCACAGGACGAGAGAGAACCGTTTATCCTTGCTTAGAATTTGCCGGACATGCGCTTCCTCGCGATCAAACGTGTGAGGAGCATTCTCGATGGTCTGATGGGATGATGACGACTGGGTTGCATAAAAGTCAAACCCGTATAGATCCACCGCGCGGCAAGTTGACCTGCGAAACAGCTCGATTGCCGTTAGGCCGGTGGTGGGACGCTCGACGCGTGCATTCTCGGCCAAGACATGAATTTCTTTCACTGGATGAACGTACAACTCCCTCAGCAAGATTGTATCGGCCGTCATTTTTCGTCGGTAAGGTGACATCCATAACACGCGACTTGCCCCAAGATTGTCGAGGCGGCTTTGATCGAGTGGAATGCCGGTTGCAATCCAATCCGTCCTGAAGCCATGCGACCTGCGGCTTACTATGGGCACACGGTTGAAGCGAACGACAATGTCGTGGCTGTCGATCAGTGACCCGTGGCTGGATGAGCCGAGCGACCTGGCATTGCCAACCAGCGCGACGGTCTTGCCCTCAAGTTCGCGAAACAGCCTTTCCCGACTGACCGTCATGGCTGATACAATTCTGGTGGCGAGCATGGCGCGATTGACCAACCGCCTCAACTCCGAGCCAACCAGAGAAGATCGAACACCCTTAATGCGTGCCATGGCAGCACCGCTGACGCCAAAATTGGCTACCGAAACATCGCTTTCCTGGTAGCTCTGCAGCACCGTCAGATTTTCAAAGTGCTCGCGGAGCAACGCAAGCCACCACTGGTGGGGCTCAACGGTCTTGCTCTTGTTGAGGCCATCCGGCAGAACGTCATCGGAGTAGTTCACGGATATCGCCGCAAAGAACCGCACCCCGGCCGAGGCCATCAGAGAAAGCACCCTGTCGATTTCCACGCGATCCATTTGCGGGAGTACATCGGTTAGATCAAGGAATTGACCTTCCGAAAGTCTCCGCTCGATGCTTGCAACCGTTACGGATTCAACCATCGCCGCGGACACGCCAGCATCTTCAGCGATGAGCTTTGCGACCTTCTGATAAAATTCGTCCCGCGTCACAAGGGCCTCGTGAGATCGAAAACACTCGCCGCTTCTAGTCTGGATTGCGCGAAGTGCCAACACAAAGAATCGCTATCGGAGAGGCGGTGGATCGGCATGACCGAACCGAAATCGTATCGGATCACATGGGTCATCGAGGCTCGGCTGGAGCCGCAGGTGACGGAATAGCGCCGCGTCCACGCAGGTTCGCGTTTAAGGCGACATCCAAACCCACGGAAAACCCCAACAGGATCATTGCCATCCTGTCGGGGTTTCCGTTTGATGTTCCAATTGGAATTGGCCGGGCGTATCCAAATAAACTGTAGCCAGGCCGACGAAAGGAGTGCCACCATGACGAAACTGGTCGCGATTTCGGGAAGTCTGCGCAAGGCCTCATTCAACACGGCATTGATGCGTGCTGCGATCGCCATGGCGCCAGCCGGCGTCGAAATCGTCGAAGGGACGATTCGCGGTATCCCGCTCTACGACGGCGACGAGGAAGCGGCGAGCGGCGTGCCGGAAGCGGCAGCGAAGCTCAAGGACCTCGTGGCTGCGGCCGACGGCGTGATGCTGTTCACGCCAGAGTACAACAACGCAATCCCGGGCGTCTTCAAGAACGCGCTCGACTGGATGACCCGTCCGGCATCCGACATCTCGCGCGTCTTTTCCGCCAAGCCCTTTGCCATCACTGGCGCTTCGCCCGGAAATTTCGGCACGCTGCTGTCACAGGAGGCGTGGCTGCCGATCATGCGCACGCTCGGCACCCGCCCGTGGTTCGGCACCAAGCTGATGGTCTCGAAGGCCGGCTCCGTCTTCGACGCAGATGGGAAGCTGGTGGACGAAGCGACCGAAAAGCGACTGCGCAGTTTTGTCGAAGGATTCGTGTCGTTCGTGCAGGAAACGAAGTGATGAGATACTGGTGGGCGTCGCGGACGCCCACCAGTTGCAGCGCACTTTGAGTGCGTAATTATGCCGTCCTCAACGCGCACGGGCGAGATCAAACAGTGCGCGCTTCATCCAAAGGTCGCATCGAAAGGGCGCCCCTCACCCCGCGACCTTCTGCGTAAACTGATGCGCCAGTTCCATATCGGCCATGCCGATGTCATGCCCGGCAGGCAGGACCCGGTTCTCAACGCTCGCTCCAGCACGCGCCAGATAAGTCTCGATATCCGCCGCGTATGGACCGTAGGGATCGGACTGACCTGTGACCATCAGCACTTTCGTGCCCGCAAGGTCCGACTTGGGAACATCCTCGAGCACGTTCATCGCCCTGAGCAGCACTGCATTGCGGATGACACCCGGATGCAGAAGCATGGTGGCACCGAGCATGTTCGCGCCGTTGGAGTAGCCGAGGAACACGGTCTTTTCCGGATCGAGCCCGTAGGCCATGCTCGCCTCCTCGATGAAGGAAGCAAGCGCCGCTGCCTCGCTGACGATCTCCTTCTGGTCGAAGGTCGTGGCGGTGATGCGCCGGAAGAAGCGCGGATAACCCTCATCGTTGCTCCGCCCCCTCAGGCTGACCAGCGTGGCATTGGGAGCGACGCGGGCGCCCAGCGGCAGAAGGCTCGTCTCGTTGCCTCCGGTCCCGTGCAGCAGCACGAGCACCGTGCCGTCCGCATTCTTCGGCCGGTGCACGCGATGAACGAATGGCAGGTCGCGTTCGGTCATTCTTTCTTCTCCTGGCAGCGAAAATTGCGGCAGGCGCGCGCGGACATCATCCGGATCGGCATTGAAATGCTTGGGCACGAAGAGTTTCGTCCCCAGCGTCTCCGCCGGCTCGTCGACGAGCATGCCCGGTGCGTCCGTCGCATATTCCAGCAATGTCCCGCCCGGTTCACGCACATAGAGCGAATAGAAATAGGTGCGATCGTGCATGTTGGTGTCGCCCGCCTTCTCGGCCTTCAGCGAAGCCTCGATCTGCTCGACCGCGGTCCGATCCGGCGCGCGCAGCGCGATATGGTCAATCGTGCCCGTTCCCGGCGCCGAGGTCCAGAAACCGCCAGCGTCGCGGATGTCGAGCACGTCGGCGGCAGCGCTCGCAAGCCGGCGGATGCCTTCCGCTTCTCCGACGGTCCGAAAACCGAAATGGCGCGCTATGAAATCCGCCGTGGCCTGTCGCTGATCGCTGAAAATCGTCGCGCCACGGATGCGCTGGATGGCGTCGGACGCGGAAATTCCTTTCGAAGGCCAGGGATTGGCAACCGCAAGATCAGCCTCGCCGACAAGCTTGACGATGATCCCGTCCGGGTCCTTCAAACGAAGCACCGGTTCGCCGAACTCCGGAGCGGGTCCTGACATCTGGATGTTGAAGGTCAACGCCCGCGTCAGCCAGAACCCGATCGCTTCGGGTCGGATCGACAGCGCGATCTCGGCCGACTGGCCTATACCGACCCGACCGGGCGAACCGTCCTCCCAGGCGAGGAAGGTGAGAAGCGTGCCGGGCGCGCCGGTGGCGTCTCCATAAAAGAGGTGAAGCTGGTCGGAATCCTCGAAACCCGCCGTTCGCTTAACGAGGCGCAGGCCCAGAAAGCCGACATAGAAGTCGACATTGGCCTGGATCTTCCGGGTAATCGCCGTGATGTGATGAATGCCACTGGTCATGATCTTTCTCCATTGAGCGACAACCAATCAGGAAGTCAGGGTCGGAGCTAGATCGCCGAATGAGAACTCATTGTCCACCAATCGACATCAATCCTGGTCGAGGAACACCTTGAAGGCGGCGCCGTAGTCCGGGTGCCAGCGCGACAGTGGCGGCCGGTTGTCGACGATATCGCCGGCTGCCCAGAGGATACGTCTCTCGTCTGTCGTCCGGGGCACTTCGTTATCGGGGCAGAGGATATAGAAATCTCCGCGATCGAGGCTGCTCATCATGAAGGCGATCGTCTGCTCGGGTGTCCAGGCGCCGGCAGGCTTTTCGGTCCGACCATTCGCCGTCAATGCCGTGAAGACGAAACCGGGGATGAGAAGATGCGCGCTGACGCGGCATCCCTCGCGACTGCGCAGGTCATGCTGCAGCGCCTCCGTGAACACCTTCACGCCGGCCTTCGAGACGTTGTAGGCCGGGTCGCCAGGTGGAGTGGTGATGCCCTGTTTCGAACCGGTGTTGATGATCAGCGCCGGATCGCCGTGGCCGATCATGCCTGGCGCGAAGACCTGGCTGCCGTTGATCACGCCCCAGAGATTGACCGCCAGAACCTTTTCCCAGTCCTCCCGAGGCCCCACTATCGCGCTTCCGGGCTGGATGCCGGCATTGTTCATGAGCACGTGCACGCGGCCGAAGCGCGCGAGCACTGCCTCATGCAGGGCCTCGACCGAGTTCACATCGGCAACATCGGTGGCAACCGCTATCACGTCTGCCGCCCCGCCGGCGGCCCTTGTCGAAACTGCGGCCAATGCTGCCGCGAGGCGTTCCCCACCAAGGTCAGCAAGGACGACGCGCATGCCGAGACCGGCAAAATGCTGCGCGGCTGCCAGTCCGATCCCGGAGGCAGCTCCGGTGATGACGGCAACATTCGAGCGGGAGAAGGCAGTGAGTGTCATGACAGGGTCCATTCGATGTCGTTGTGGTTGCGGGGAGCCGCCCTTCCGGCTTGCAGCCGTACCATGATCGAATGGATGTAGCGGAGGCGCCGGCGATGTCTACACCGGCGCCTCGCGAAAGAGCAATCAGGCTGCGGTCAGGTCACGCACGGTAGCGCGTGGGCCCGCAGCGGATGGGTCACTCATCAGCTTGCGGATCGCCGCCCGAACTTCGTCGGCCGAATTGAACCGCTTCGAATCCAGATCCCAAACGTGATACTTCACGGCAACGAACTTCAGCCGATCCTGGTCGGGAACAACAACGCCGACGGCTTCGCCGCCGATCTCAATAACTTGCTTTTCCATAGTAACTCCTGCCATGCGGGAGCACGGCCATTGTCAAACTTGCGTTTTAATCGAATTGGAGAAGGTTACATTCGGCTTGAGGCCGGAGGCATTTTCTCTTGTTTCGTTCCGCGACAGGAGAACACATCACCAGCGGAGGCGATGTCGGCATTGTGGTGCATGTCACACTCCCTTGGTTGGTCCACACGCAATGATAGCGATGGAGACAAGCCCTTAGTTTTTTTTGCGAGGGCCCTTACGCATGGTCGATGAAATAAGTGGATCGTGGCGACTTGTCAACGTGCGCGGCGCATTTTTGGGAAATTTTTGCGCCGCATTCGTACGACTAATCATTCTAGAGAAAATAGTTCGCACATGCAGCATATTCGAGAAATGAGCTTGCGCATCACAAAAAACGAACATTCGCCCCAAACATGGGCGATTTCGCCTTTCTGTCGCCATCAATTTCTCGCGCAAAAGACGTATTCGGAGCACCGATTGATCATTCCAAAGGCGTACCAACGCCCCGTCAACCGGGACCAAAAGGCAACAGGCACTGTGAATTGATCTAGATTCCGCACCGCCCGAGGATAAAAACCGATTGGCAACGCTTTTTGTGTAGTTATTGTGATCGGGATGATTCTGGGCACAGTCCGCTCTGCCCTTGCGATGTTGTTTGTGCGTTAACCATAAGAGGGGAAAATGCGCGGACTGCTTTCTGGACTCAAGAAGATTGAGCCGCCTGTTTCGGGGGCTCGGGGAAGACCATGAAGATTGCAAAATCCTTTTTACCCCTGACGATGCTGCTTCTGTCGGGATGCGTCGTTGGGCCCGACTACAAGGCCCCTGAGGCCGCATTGCCGGCAAAGTTTACCGAATCGGCCGCCAAATCGGTGGGCAACACGACCCTCGATCCGTGGTGGGAGGACTTCCGCGACAAGCGCCTGACTGCTTTCGTGGCCCAGGGCATGAACGAGAACCTCGACGTTCTCACGGCACTGGAGCGCATTACGGAGGCCCAGGCGAACGTCGTCCTCGCCGGCGCCGGCGCCTGGCCGCTGATCAGCGCCAACGGGGCAGCAACCGTCCAGGGCACGGACGGCACGCTATTGAAGCGGCAAAACGGGACAAGCCACGAGCAGTCCAAGAACCTCAATGCCGGTCTCGGCGCCTCTTGGCTTCTGGACCTGTTTGGACAATACGCCCGCGCCCGGGAATCGGCCAACGCCTCGCTTGACGCCTCCTATGACGACGTCAATGTGGCGCGACTTGCCTATCTGTCCAACCTGACGACCACCTATATTAGTGCCCGCTTCTTCCAGGAAGCGCTGGCGCTGAACCGCTTGAACCTGGCTTCGCGGCGCGAGACGCTGAAACTGACGGAGGATATTCGCGCGGCCGGTGCCGCCTCGAGCCTCGATGTCGTTCAGGCCGAGGGCCTCGTCAACCAGACGCTCGCGGAGTTACCGCCGCTTGAAATCGGCTTCTACCAGTCGGCAAACAGCATGGCTACCCTGCTTGGCGTTCCGGCCGGCACGATCACGCCCAGCTTGCTGAAGGGCAGCGGACAACCGATGCCGCGCTATGCGGCCAAGACCGGTATTCCAGCCGATCTCATCCGCAACCGGCCCGATATTCGCCGCGCCGAACGAACCCTGGCTGCGGCCACCGCCCAGATCGGTGTCGCCGAGTCGCAACTCTATCCGAGCCTGACACTCGATGGAACGATTGGCGCAGCGCGCACCATCAGCGCAATCAGCGGCAACCTTACCAGTTGGACTTTCGGCCCGACTCTGGTGCTGCCAATATTCAACGGCGGCGCACTAAGGGCACAGGTCGATGTCGCCGATTCACAGGCGAAACAGCAGTATCTTGCCTGGAAACAGACGGTGCTGAATGCCGTTGAGGAAGTTGAATCCGCGCAGGCTGCCCTCATTCGCGACTACCAGACCGTTGCTGCATTGCGCAGGCTGGTGGCATCCAACGAGGAGGCGCTCTCGCTCGCACGCGAAAGCTACAAGGGCGGCGCAAGCACGATCCTCGACGTTCTCGATGCCGAGCGCAACGTCGCCAACAGCCGGCTCACGCTGGCGGCAGCCATCCGCACATTGGCATCGGATTACGTTGCGCTCAACGCAGCAATCGGCGGAGGTTCCTCAATCGAAACGCCGGTGCCGACGCCTGCACCGACACGTGTCGCCTCGGCCGAGGCCACGAAATAGCGCGTTCTCCGACGCCGGAAGACGTATTCATCCCCCTGAAGGCCGGGCGCCTTCAGGGGGATTGCTTTTCCGGAGCGTTGCGAAATCAGGAACGCGTGATGCTTCCAGAATCGGGGCCTGGTCTATGCTGGTTTCATGCGAGTGCGTCGTAGAATGTTTCCAGCGCATCTGCAGTCTTCTGGTAATGCGCCTGCAGTGCCTGCACGGCCCTCATAGCATCCCGCGCCAGCGCCCGCTCCATGATTAGTCTATGCTCCGCCCCGGCGTCACGTTGCTGTCCTGTGAGGCTCACAGACATCCGGCGGTAGCGATCCGCATGGCCAAAGAGCCTGGCGCAGATCTCCAAGAGGATTGGCGAGCCACAGGCCGAGATCAGAGCCTGGTGGAAGGCCGCGTGCCGCACATTCCAGTCCTCGCGGATCACTGAAGGCATGTCGTCCCGCCCCTGAGGCACACGCGCCATCAGGTGATGGGCGGCAACCACCCGCGCTTCCCACTCCGCATCCCCCCTGGCGATCGACAGCCGCAACGCCTCCCCTTCACAAAGCACCCGGTTGGCAATGATATCGCGCAGTTCTGTAAGCGATAGTCGGGCAACGCTGTAGCCGCGATGGTCATCGAGAACAGTGAAGCCTTCCGCCGTCAGTCGCGCCAAGGCCTCGCGCACCGGGGTCACGCTCATATCGCAAAGCGCCTGCAATTCGGCAAAGCGCAACCGCCCACCGGGCTGGAACCGGCCAGCCTGGATCTCGGCCAATATCCGCTCATAGGCGCCGCCAGCCAAGGTCCTGCCTGCCTGTTTGGCCGTGACGTTCATGTCTTTCATTTTGCCAAACTCGATAGATTTTCGAAAATCGTTGACACCAACTATGGCTCATGGAAGTTGACATGCAACAGAATTCGTCAGAACGCCGCCGGGCACGGCGGAAGCTGTGGGAGGTATTGCCTATGAAACTCGTTCGCTTTGGAAAGCCGGGATCAGAAAGACCGGGCCTGATCGATGCAGATGGAAAGCTCCGTGATCTTTCCGGCATCGTCTCGGATATCACCGGCGAAGTACTCGGACGCGAAAGCATGAAACGGCTGCAGGCCATCGACCCCGGCTCACTTCCGCTCGCGCCCGCAGGAGAGCGGCTCGGGGCGTGTGTCGGGCGCGTCGGCAATTTCATCGCCGTCGGTCTCAACTATGCGGATCATGCTGTCGAAAGTGGCATGGCAGTTCCGCCCGAACCGGTCCTGTTCAACAAAGCCCCTTCCTGCGTTGTCGGGCCCGATGACACGATCCTCATTCCACGCGGCTCGGAAAAGACCGACTGGGAAGTCGAACTCGCCGTCGTCATCGGCGATCGCGCCTCCTACGTCTCCGAAGCCGACGCGCTCGACTATGTCGCCGGATACTGCATCTGCAACGACATCTCAGAGCGAGCCTACCAGATCGAGCGCAGCGGCCAGTGGATGAA encodes:
- a CDS encoding FCD domain-containing protein, translated to MKDMNVTAKQAGRTLAGGAYERILAEIQAGRFQPGGRLRFAELQALCDMSVTPVREALARLTAEGFTVLDDHRGYSVARLSLTELRDIIANRVLCEGEALRLSIARGDAEWEARVVAAHHLMARVPQGRDDMPSVIREDWNVRHAAFHQALISACGSPILLEICARLFGHADRYRRMSVSLTGQQRDAGAEHRLIMERALARDAMRAVQALQAHYQKTADALETFYDALA
- a CDS encoding efflux transporter outer membrane subunit, whose product is MKIAKSFLPLTMLLLSGCVVGPDYKAPEAALPAKFTESAAKSVGNTTLDPWWEDFRDKRLTAFVAQGMNENLDVLTALERITEAQANVVLAGAGAWPLISANGAATVQGTDGTLLKRQNGTSHEQSKNLNAGLGASWLLDLFGQYARARESANASLDASYDDVNVARLAYLSNLTTTYISARFFQEALALNRLNLASRRETLKLTEDIRAAGAASSLDVVQAEGLVNQTLAELPPLEIGFYQSANSMATLLGVPAGTITPSLLKGSGQPMPRYAAKTGIPADLIRNRPDIRRAERTLAAATAQIGVAESQLYPSLTLDGTIGAARTISAISGNLTSWTFGPTLVLPIFNGGALRAQVDVADSQAKQQYLAWKQTVLNAVEEVESAQAALIRDYQTVAALRRLVASNEEALSLARESYKGGASTILDVLDAERNVANSRLTLAAAIRTLASDYVALNAAIGGGSSIETPVPTPAPTRVASAEATK
- a CDS encoding VOC family protein, whose translation is MTSGIHHITAITRKIQANVDFYVGFLGLRLVKRTAGFEDSDQLHLFYGDATGAPGTLLTFLAWEDGSPGRVGIGQSAEIALSIRPEAIGFWLTRALTFNIQMSGPAPEFGEPVLRLKDPDGIIVKLVGEADLAVANPWPSKGISASDAIQRIRGATIFSDQRQATADFIARHFGFRTVGEAEGIRRLASAAADVLDIRDAGGFWTSAPGTGTIDHIALRAPDRTAVEQIEASLKAEKAGDTNMHDRTYFYSLYVREPGGTLLEYATDAPGMLVDEPAETLGTKLFVPKHFNADPDDVRARLPQFSLPGEERMTERDLPFVHRVHRPKNADGTVLVLLHGTGGNETSLLPLGARVAPNATLVSLRGRSNDEGYPRFFRRITATTFDQKEIVSEAAALASFIEEASMAYGLDPEKTVFLGYSNGANMLGATMLLHPGVIRNAVLLRAMNVLEDVPKSDLAGTKVLMVTGQSDPYGPYAADIETYLARAGASVENRVLPAGHDIGMADMELAHQFTQKVAG
- a CDS encoding ring-cleaving dioxygenase is translated as MTMQLTGIHHLTAITANAPENLRFYTQTLGLRLVKKTVNQDDTSAYHLFYADGLASPGTDLTFFDWPVGRERRGTHSVSRTGLRVGSLETLKWWKARFAELNVNAGEIRELGGRQTLDFEDGEGQRFRLTVDDTGAPSHPWAKSPVPAEHQIKGLGPITMSVPDITNTETILVQVMNMTETSKYPSPDGTGEVHVFSMGAGGPAAELHVAVEPGLEAAHQGAGAVHHVAFRVPDVEALHAWTERIHGFRVPSSGEVERYYFRSLYFREPNGVLFELATDGPGFAVDEPLEKLGETLSLPPFLEPRRAQIEARLKPLVID
- a CDS encoding glycosyltransferase family 29 protein produces the protein MTRDEFYQKVAKLIAEDAGVSAAMVESVTVASIERRLSEGQFLDLTDVLPQMDRVEIDRVLSLMASAGVRFFAAISVNYSDDVLPDGLNKSKTVEPHQWWLALLREHFENLTVLQSYQESDVSVANFGVSGAAMARIKGVRSSLVGSELRRLVNRAMLATRIVSAMTVSRERLFRELEGKTVALVGNARSLGSSSHGSLIDSHDIVVRFNRVPIVSRRSHGFRTDWIATGIPLDQSRLDNLGASRVLWMSPYRRKMTADTILLRELYVHPVKEIHVLAENARVERPTTGLTAIELFRRSTCRAVDLYGFDFYATQSSSSHQTIENAPHTFDREEAHVRQILSKDKRFSLVL
- a CDS encoding NADPH-dependent FMN reductase — encoded protein: MTKLVAISGSLRKASFNTALMRAAIAMAPAGVEIVEGTIRGIPLYDGDEEAASGVPEAAAKLKDLVAAADGVMLFTPEYNNAIPGVFKNALDWMTRPASDISRVFSAKPFAITGASPGNFGTLLSQEAWLPIMRTLGTRPWFGTKLMVSKAGSVFDADGKLVDEATEKRLRSFVEGFVSFVQETK
- a CDS encoding fumarylacetoacetate hydrolase family protein — translated: MKLVRFGKPGSERPGLIDADGKLRDLSGIVSDITGEVLGRESMKRLQAIDPGSLPLAPAGERLGACVGRVGNFIAVGLNYADHAVESGMAVPPEPVLFNKAPSCVVGPDDTILIPRGSEKTDWEVELAVVIGDRASYVSEADALDYVAGYCICNDISERAYQIERSGQWMKGKGCPTFGPIGPWLVTKDEVDTSDLTMKLSVNGELVQNGSSATMVYKIPFLVHYISQFMILEPGDVITTGTPPGVGMGMKPPRYLKAGDRMEVCIAGLGMQRQVVAQG
- a CDS encoding SDR family NAD(P)-dependent oxidoreductase codes for the protein MTLTAFSRSNVAVITGAASGIGLAAAQHFAGLGMRVVLADLGGERLAAALAAVSTRAAGGAADVIAVATDVADVNSVEALHEAVLARFGRVHVLMNNAGIQPGSAIVGPREDWEKVLAVNLWGVINGSQVFAPGMIGHGDPALIINTGSKQGITTPPGDPAYNVSKAGVKVFTEALQHDLRSREGCRVSAHLLIPGFVFTALTANGRTEKPAGAWTPEQTIAFMMSSLDRGDFYILCPDNEVPRTTDERRILWAAGDIVDNRPPLSRWHPDYGAAFKVFLDQD